The genomic segment TCTACAGCCTGCCAATTTTTCTGAACTATGGCTTCTCCGCGTTTCCCATAAGTTTTCTTTATAGAATCTTTAATGGCTTTTATAGCTTCTTCTCGAGGTAAAATTCCACTAATAGCAAAGAAGCAAGTCTGCATGATAGTGTTAATTCTTCCCCCCATTCCGGCTTCACGAGCAACTTTTACAGCATCAATTATATAAAACTTGATTTTCTTATCAATAATTCGTTTTTGTGTGGTTTTGGGCAAGTAATTCCATATTTCATCGGGACCATAAGGGCTATTTAGTAAGAAAATAGCGTTGTTTTCTGCCAGTTTCAATATATCGTATTTTTCTATAAAAGTGAACTGATGACAGGCTACAAAGTTTGCACGGGTAATGAGATAATTTGAATGGATTTCTTTGGGACCAAACCGCAAATGGGATACGGTCATGGAACCCGATTTTTTTGAGTCGTAAACGAAATACCCTTGAGCATAGTTTGGGGTATCTTCACCGATAATTTTGATAGAGTTTTTATTGGCTCCTACAGTTCCATCGGAACCTAATCCGTAGAATACAGCTCGAACGACACTGGGGTCTTCGGTTGAAAAATTGGGGTCGTAATCAATGCTTGTATGTGTCACATCGTCTTTGATTCCGACGGTAAAGTGATTTTTCGGTTTTTCTTTGGCTAATTCATCCAGAACACCTTTAATCATTGCCGGGGTGAATTCTTTGGAAGAAAGTCCATATCTACCCCCAATAATTCTGGGGATAATTTTAATTTCACCGTTTGTATATGCTTCATTAATTGCATTTACCACATCCAGATAAAGAGGTTCACCTGGAGCACCGGATTCTTTACAACGGTCTAATACGGCTATTTTATTTACGGATGTAGGAATAGCCTTAATAAGGGCTTTTGCATCGAATGGACGATAGAGACGAACTTTTATAGCACCGACTTTTTCTCCCTTATTTACGAGATAATCAATCGTTTCTGTAACTGCTTCACAGCCAGAGCCCATCAGAATCAATATCCGTTCTGCATCTGGAGCACCTATATAGTCGAAAAGGTGATACTGCCTACCTGTGATTTTTGCGAAACGGTCCATATACTCTTGAACAATTGCTGGACATGCTAAATAGTAAGGATTGCAGGTTTCTCTACCCTGGAAATACACATCTGGATTTTGAGCAGTCCCACGAATGACCGGTTTGTCAGGATTTAACGCTCTTTCCCGATGTGCTCGAACATATTCTTCATCTATCATGGCTCTTATGTCTTCATTGGTAAGCATTTCTATTTTCACAACTTCATGTGAAGTGCGGAAACCATCGAAGAAATGCAAAAAGGGAATTCTTGATTTCAGCGTTGCAGATTGGGCAATTAGAGCAAAGTCCATTGCTTCCTGCACAGAGGCAGAAGCCAGAAGAGCAAAACCCGTTGTGCGTGCCGCCATCACATCGGAATGGTCACCAAAAATGGAAAGGGCATGAATAGCAAGGGAACGGGCAGAAACATGAAACACAGTCGGAGTGAGTTCACCGGCAATTTTATACATATTAGGTAACATCAGCATCAAACCCTGTGAAGCAGTAAATGTGGTGGTAATGGCACCTGCCTGCAAGGACCCGTGAACAGCACCTGCGGCACCTGCTTCACTTTGCATTTCTACTACCTGCGGGACATTTCCCCACATATTTTTCCTGCCTTCTGCTGCCCATTGGTCCATAAATTCGCCCATAGGAGAAGAAGGGGTAATAGGATAAATTGCGGCGACATCATTTACCTGATAGGCAATGGTTGCTACCGCTTCGTTACCATCGAGTGTATGCATCGGTCTGTTCATAATTTTACTCCATTAAATCGGTTTTATACTAGAATTTTTCTAAAAACAAAAATCCCTCTTGCGGAGATTACTTTAATTTAAAAAGCACATTTTATATTATCTTACTTTCACATGAACAATTGCAATTTTAGAAGGAAAATTAGATTTGTAACATTAGAGAGATTACAAAATACTTTCGAATGAACAATTAAAAAGTGTCTTTAATAAATGGTTATAAAGGCAATTCTGACATATAAGGATATAAGGATATAAAGAATTGTTTTTAAAAATTTTATCCGACTGCTAATTCTTCTGATTTTTCTATTTGATGTTTTTTCTGAAGAACAGGAATGGCTCCTTTTTCCGGAAGTCCGTAAGTATCGTAATTTTTAACTGCCTGTATCAGGATAGTCAAGCCTGTAGATAATGTTTCCTCGTTTAGAGCATCTGCTGTATCATAGCGGGTGTGGTAATAATGGGCAGGACCAGGGTCCATAGCAACCAATCCGGAAGCAGGGATACCGGCACGAGTAAAAGCAGTAGCATCGGAGGAACCTAAAAACACTGTAATGGGTTTTAGTGTAAATCCACAATCCAAACCTGCTTGATATAACAGTGATATAGCCCCTGTATGGTGTGGTAATAAGCCGTTTAAATCGCGAACGATAACTCCTAACTCTGTAAAATCGCCTAAAGTATCAATTGCGAGCACAACGGTGGGCAGATTTTTTAGTTCCTCTTTATGCTTTTGAACAAAAGCCATAGCACCGCGTAAACCGGCTTCTTCACTGCCTGTTATCAAGCATACAATTTCGGTATTTTGAATTTCTAAGGGATGTTTTGAAAACCATTTTAATACTTCAACTGCGGTAACACTTCCGGTTAAATTATCATTAGCACCGGGAACTACTTGTGAAAATCTTATGAAAGAAACTGCTATCAAACCATATATAATCCCAAATACTATGGCTAATTTTCGTAGACTTTCCGGGATAAATGTTAATTCCTGTCCTTTGAAATGTTCATAAGAAAGAAGTAAGGATAGAAAGAGAAGAGCCAGCATACATATTATCAGAGATAGAACGGCGAGTTTTATATAGGGTTTCCCCCATTGATTGTATCTCATTTCATAGGCACTGTCTGCATGTCCACACAAAATAATTCGTTGGGTTATATTTTTGCTTGATGGTGTCCATCGAGCACAGACATTATTAGATTCTCTTTTAGGGAGAAAGGGGTCTAATAATTGTCGGTATTGTCCAAATTGGAACCAAATAATTGCAAGGGAAACAATTAATCCTAAAAATCCAATGTAGGGTTGATGAATAAGCACAGCAGAAGCAAAAAAAACAATGATACCTGTTACAGGGAAGAAGAAAAATAACCCCATTGGAGCTACAGTGAAAGGTTCGATAACCACTGAGTTAGCATGTTTGCTTAATTCTTCGGCTAAATATTCTTGTGTTTTATATTCACTTTCTGAACCGGGCTCACGGGGTCCGAATTTTTCTAAAATATTTTTTATCGTCTGGATAATTTCTTTAGCAATCTGGATACTTTCTCCCTTTGATATTATACTTTTATTCATCATTTTTTCTCTTCCCTATTGGATAGGTATAAAGTTTTTACGAACATTTTGCCAGAGTTGATTTGCCAATTCTTTTCGGTCGGTTCCATATATAGGTTGTTCTCCAAAAATCACGCGTGCTTTAAATCCCCGATAACCTAACAATCTTAGAAGATGGTAAGTAAAGGGTTCTGGTCTCCACCAAGCCACAAAATAACTTATTGGAGGTGTCCCATCTATTGCTTCATAGGTAATACTGGCATAATAAACTGGCATATGACATTCAACGGGTGCACTTAGAAGTGCCGGGCGAAAAGGCTGGACATCTTTTCCGCACGAAATTCGACTTTCTGCAAAGACCGCCACTCCATCTCCCATTTTCAAAGCATGTTTAATTTCTTCGTTTACCCTTTTGGTGTCCAATCGGTTGGAACGGTCAATAAAGATGATATAAAGTTTCTTAGCGACAAAACCGATAACAGGCCAATGTTCTACATCGCCACGGGCTACAAAAATACATTTCGTTGCATAATGAAGCAAAAGGGTATCTATATAGCTAATATGATTAGCCACTATAAAGCAGGGAACTTTAGGAACGGTGCCTTCAATATGAATTTCTATACCCGAGACTATGACAAAAATTCTTGCCCATGTGTGTAATAAATACCGTCGGATTTTTCGGTCTGTCTGTTCGGAGAAAAACGAAATGGGATAAACTAAACAGCGAAGAGAAAATAAGATAGGAGCCATAATAAAAAATAGGAACACTAACCTATATATGGCACGCAATTTAGAAGCGGATTTATGTAAATATTTGGCTTGCATATAACGGAAGTAAAGGGACAATAGATTTGTATTTTATAGGGTTCAAATATATAAAAAACAATTGTTAGAAGTTTAACAAAAAATTATATAAAAGACAAATGTTTATTTTCACGCTAATTCTATTTTACAATCTTATTGCGTTCTTAATATATAATATTACCTAAATTAATATATCCATAAAAACTTGAATTTTTAATTATGAGGAGAAGTAAATAGTGAATAAGAAAATATTAGGGATTTTCTTTTTAATTATTTTTCTTGTGGTTGGTGTTCCTTTTTTAGCTGTTGTAAAGAATATAATTGTTTTACAGATGGCAATGTCTTCGCAGGAAGAACCTGCACAACCTGGCAAGAAACCACCTCCTGCTCCTCCTTTATTGAATGAATCAAATTTAGTGGGAACAGCGTGGGTAGTAAAACATCCACAAATACCTGTAGCAGTAACAATAGCATTAAATTCAGGAGGACAGGCAATAGCTACAGTTCCACCGGAGTTTTCTGCACTTGCAATACAGATGATAGGAACTGACCGTCTGGCGGGGACATGGAGTGTTAACGGGGCTAAACTTATAGCCTCTGTTGATTTTAAGGGACAAAAACATACTGTTGAATGTGACATTATTGGTGATAAAATATATTATCAGGATAGAGAAATCCAACGGGCTAAATAATCTTTATACAGGAGAATTTTTATGAAACGGGGACTGGTTATTTTTTTTATCGTCCTCGCGATAATATTAGGGTTACCTTTTTTGGCAGGACTAAAAAATCAATTTTCAAGTAGTGTTCCACAAACCACTTCGGGGACAAAAACAGAAAATCCCGAAAGTCCAGCGAATTCTGCCCCTCCAGTCTCTACACCAGCAGTTCCACCCCCACAAGTACCTCAAATGCAATATCAAGTCCCTGTTGTTCCTCAGGGTCCACCAGATTTTACAGGCACAGCATGGAGCATCCCTACGCCTTATGGAGTAGTTCAGGTTAGTTTAAATCCGGGCGGACAGGCGGTTGCTTCTCATCCCATGGTAGGAACAATAACAGGGAATTGGCGAGTGCAAGGAAATAAAATTGTAGCGACTGTCTCTTTCATGGGACAAACCCAAACAGTCGCCGCAGATATTTGTGGCAATACACTTTGTTATAATGGACAACCTTTGCAGAGACTTCGCTAAAAAAGGAGTATTGTATGGCAGGTAGATTTGTTGACCAGGTTGTGCTTATTACAGGGGCTTCTTCTGGCATAGGGGAAGCAACGGCTTATGAATTTGCGAAAGAAGGAGCTAAAGTAGCATTAGTTGCTCGCAGAAAAGATAGACTTGAAAAGGTTAAAGAAACCATTATTCAAAATAAAGGAATTGCTGAATTCTTTGTCGCTGATGTTACAAATTATGAGGAATTAAAAAAAGCGGTAGAAGAAATCATTCGAACCTGGGGAAAATTGGATGTTGTATTAGCCAATGCTGGGATGGGAGTACCGGGACATATCCTGCAATTAAAAGCAGAGGATTTCCGTAGACAGTTTGAAACAAATTTCTTTGGTGTTATTAATACTATTGAACTAGCTCTGCCCTATCTTATTAAACAAAAAGGGCGGTTAGGCATTGTTGGAAGTGTAGCAGGAAGGGTTTTTACTCCCTTATCTGCACCATATTGCAGTAGCAAGTCTGCAATTGTTGCACTTTCGGAATGTATATATTATGACCTGAAACCTATGGGGGTATCTGTAACCTTAATTACCCCGGGGTTTGTCAAAAGTGAAATACGCCATAAAAATAAATATGGCGAATTGACTGACCGCCCTGACCCGGTTCCTTCATTTTTAGTAATGCCCACAGAGAAAGCGGCCCAACAAATTGTTTGTGCGTTATATCATCGGAAGCCAGAAATAATTATTACAAAGCATGGGAAACTTTCCATCTTCTTTGGAAGACATTTTCCCAGAACTTATCGTTTTTTATTAGGAATTCTTTCCCGAAAAAGTGTAAAAAGAATTCCATTACCGGTATATCCTGATGATAAGAAATAGAAATGAGCAATATTATCTAATATATAGACTATTTCACAAAATAAACCCGTTTAATATAATCCAAATCGGGGAACATGCGATTTAAATAATCGTTACCTTGCAATTTAATCATCATCTGGTCGGGTGTTTGTCCATATTTGGGATTAATTCGTTCTATTACATCCATTCCCTCAATAACACGGGCAAAGGGTGCAAAACCCATTGAATCTAATCGTGTATTGTCGTCCAAATTTATAAATAATTGCGTAGAGCGTGAATTAGCCATTGATGTTTTTGCAAAAGTAACGGTGCCTTTTAGGTTACTTGTTTTTACCGGGTCGTCCTTTATATTTTTTTCCCCGTATTTCATATTTAACTGTGGGTCACCTGCAATACCAAATTGAACCACAAAACCCGGAACCACACGGAAAAAACGGGCATTATCATAAAACTTAACTTTTAATAATTCGTAAAAATGTTCAACACCAATAGGAGCCCATTCTTTATGGCACTCTATAGTAAAGTTTCCGTTAGAACATTCAAAACGGACTTTGAAAATATCCGGGGCTTTTTCGGGCATTTTTTCTATGGGAATTTCTTCCGCATTGTTTGTGGGAGTTGCTATATTCTGATTTTCTGATGGTGTTGAATTTTGCATATCTTTTCCTGCTTCGGTTGGAGTTGTTTTTGTTTCTTCTTTTGCTACCTCTTCAATCTGTTTTAATTTTTTCAGGGCTTCTTCCGCTTTTTCCATTTGGGCTCGTGTTAAACGAGGCTGGGCAAAAAACCATGAGTAAACCCCGATGATGACAATACCCGCTATTAAGACAAGGGGGATAAGAAAAAATTTATTCTTTGCCATACAGTATCCTCTTTTCTCTCTTTGTAAATATTCTTTATTTTGTATATAGTAAAATAAGTAAGTTAGTATAAACAAATATATTCATGTTATACAATGGTAATATAAAACAATTATTTATGTTCATTCATTTCTGGATGGAGGAAATTTTTATGCGAACAATGATACTTTTAGCCGTTTTTTTAGCAACATTATCCTTCTGTTTCATTCATGCTGAAGCCCTTGAATTAACTTTGAGTGTTAGTGGGACGATGGATGAAATTATGAAAGTTCTGGATTGTTTAAAGCAATCTGGGTTGGGATTATCTACATCCCGAACGGACACAGACCCGTTCCGAGTGCATATATATAGTTCCAATGAACCTGTAAAAGAAGAGTTAAAAGAGAGTATTACTGTGGGTTTTACGGAAATAAAAACAGAACCTGAGAGTCCCATTGCAGGAACATCATTAAAATTATCTGCTAAAATCATCGACACTCTTGACATTGTAGATACTGTGTCTGTAAGTGTTTTTGGGACTTCTATTTCTTCCGATTTAAAGGATGATGGGCAAAATGGTGATGAAGTTGCGGGTGATGGAATCTGGACAGGAATTTTTAATATTCCTACAGATGTTATGGGTAATAAAACATTTATATTAACTGCCTTTGATGAAAAAGGAAAGATTATACAGTTGAAAATGGATGATGGTACTCTTAAACCTGTAATAGGAACTTATGAGTGTATTATACAATCCCCTGAAAAAAATCAGAATTAGACATTTATCAAAAGGAGCAGGGATTTGAAATCTGAAACTATACGATTTTTAGACCGCTGGGTGGGAATTTTGTTGTGTTTTTTGTTAACAATATTTCATAGGTTAGTCCATATTTTTAATTTATCTCCAACTAAAGTTCACAATCCTAAAAAGATTTTATTTGTTAAACTTATTGAACAGGGGGCTATGGTTCTGGCATGTCCTGCTCTTGAAAAAGCCAAAAAGTGGGTAGGTGAAAATAAT from the Candidatus Hydrogenedens sp. genome contains:
- the nifJ gene encoding pyruvate:ferredoxin (flavodoxin) oxidoreductase, which codes for MNRPMHTLDGNEAVATIAYQVNDVAAIYPITPSSPMGEFMDQWAAEGRKNMWGNVPQVVEMQSEAGAAGAVHGSLQAGAITTTFTASQGLMLMLPNMYKIAGELTPTVFHVSARSLAIHALSIFGDHSDVMAARTTGFALLASASVQEAMDFALIAQSATLKSRIPFLHFFDGFRTSHEVVKIEMLTNEDIRAMIDEEYVRAHRERALNPDKPVIRGTAQNPDVYFQGRETCNPYYLACPAIVQEYMDRFAKITGRQYHLFDYIGAPDAERILILMGSGCEAVTETIDYLVNKGEKVGAIKVRLYRPFDAKALIKAIPTSVNKIAVLDRCKESGAPGEPLYLDVVNAINEAYTNGEIKIIPRIIGGRYGLSSKEFTPAMIKGVLDELAKEKPKNHFTVGIKDDVTHTSIDYDPNFSTEDPSVVRAVFYGLGSDGTVGANKNSIKIIGEDTPNYAQGYFVYDSKKSGSMTVSHLRFGPKEIHSNYLITRANFVACHQFTFIEKYDILKLAENNAIFLLNSPYGPDEIWNYLPKTTQKRIIDKKIKFYIIDAVKVAREAGMGGRINTIMQTCFFAISGILPREEAIKAIKDSIKKTYGKRGEAIVQKNWQAV
- a CDS encoding M28 family peptidase, coding for MMNKSIISKGESIQIAKEIIQTIKNILEKFGPREPGSESEYKTQEYLAEELSKHANSVVIEPFTVAPMGLFFFFPVTGIIVFFASAVLIHQPYIGFLGLIVSLAIIWFQFGQYRQLLDPFLPKRESNNVCARWTPSSKNITQRIILCGHADSAYEMRYNQWGKPYIKLAVLSLIICMLALLFLSLLLSYEHFKGQELTFIPESLRKLAIVFGIIYGLIAVSFIRFSQVVPGANDNLTGSVTAVEVLKWFSKHPLEIQNTEIVCLITGSEEAGLRGAMAFVQKHKEELKNLPTVVLAIDTLGDFTELGVIVRDLNGLLPHHTGAISLLYQAGLDCGFTLKPITVFLGSSDATAFTRAGIPASGLVAMDPGPAHYYHTRYDTADALNEETLSTGLTILIQAVKNYDTYGLPEKGAIPVLQKKHQIEKSEELAVG
- a CDS encoding lysophospholipid acyltransferase family protein; translation: MAPILFSLRCLVYPISFFSEQTDRKIRRYLLHTWARIFVIVSGIEIHIEGTVPKVPCFIVANHISYIDTLLLHYATKCIFVARGDVEHWPVIGFVAKKLYIIFIDRSNRLDTKRVNEEIKHALKMGDGVAVFAESRISCGKDVQPFRPALLSAPVECHMPVYYASITYEAIDGTPPISYFVAWWRPEPFTYHLLRLLGYRGFKARVIFGEQPIYGTDRKELANQLWQNVRKNFIPIQ
- a CDS encoding SDR family NAD(P)-dependent oxidoreductase; translated protein: MAGRFVDQVVLITGASSGIGEATAYEFAKEGAKVALVARRKDRLEKVKETIIQNKGIAEFFVADVTNYEELKKAVEEIIRTWGKLDVVLANAGMGVPGHILQLKAEDFRRQFETNFFGVINTIELALPYLIKQKGRLGIVGSVAGRVFTPLSAPYCSSKSAIVALSECIYYDLKPMGVSVTLITPGFVKSEIRHKNKYGELTDRPDPVPSFLVMPTEKAAQQIVCALYHRKPEIIITKHGKLSIFFGRHFPRTYRFLLGILSRKSVKRIPLPVYPDDKK
- a CDS encoding peptidylprolyl isomerase, with amino-acid sequence MAKNKFFLIPLVLIAGIVIIGVYSWFFAQPRLTRAQMEKAEEALKKLKQIEEVAKEETKTTPTEAGKDMQNSTPSENQNIATPTNNAEEIPIEKMPEKAPDIFKVRFECSNGNFTIECHKEWAPIGVEHFYELLKVKFYDNARFFRVVPGFVVQFGIAGDPQLNMKYGEKNIKDDPVKTSNLKGTVTFAKTSMANSRSTQLFINLDDNTRLDSMGFAPFARVIEGMDVIERINPKYGQTPDQMMIKLQGNDYLNRMFPDLDYIKRVYFVK